A single window of Paludibacter jiangxiensis DNA harbors:
- a CDS encoding putative DNA modification/repair radical SAM protein — protein MNEAILEKLKVLAESAKYDVSCASSGTTRKNIPGGIGNAQGWGICHSFTEDGRCVSLLKIMLTNNCIYDCAYCINRRSNDLQRATFSVSELVELTIEFYRRNYIEGLFLSSGVVRNPDYTMERLVRAIKDLRTVHRFNGYIHMKSIPGASEQLVHEAGLYADRLSVNIEIPTEQNLKLLAPEKDHASVYKPMSFIQQGMLESKEDRRKFRSAPRFAPAGQSTQMIVGATSENDKQILQTSAALYQRPSMKRVYYSGFIPVNSYDNRLPALKQPPLVRENRLYQADWLMRFYEFKVDEIVDDRYPDLDLEIDPKLSWALRHPEVFPVDVNKADYSLILRIPGIGVKSAKLIVMSRRYTKITGSALKKMGVVMKKAQYFITCNELPVHTVHEASPEYVRKVLTEKKFPKSKQTDQQQLSLIFE, from the coding sequence TTCCCGGCGGAATAGGAAACGCGCAGGGCTGGGGTATTTGTCATTCGTTCACAGAAGATGGTCGATGCGTGTCGTTACTCAAGATTATGCTCACCAACAATTGTATCTACGATTGCGCTTACTGTATCAACCGGCGAAGCAACGACCTGCAACGGGCTACTTTCAGCGTGTCGGAACTGGTGGAACTGACTATTGAGTTTTATCGCCGTAACTACATCGAAGGATTGTTTCTTAGTTCAGGGGTGGTGCGCAATCCAGATTATACCATGGAACGCCTGGTTCGGGCAATTAAAGACCTACGGACGGTGCACCGTTTCAATGGTTATATCCACATGAAGAGCATTCCGGGAGCTAGTGAACAGTTGGTGCACGAGGCCGGATTGTATGCCGACCGTCTTAGCGTCAATATAGAGATCCCGACGGAGCAAAATCTGAAATTGCTTGCGCCTGAAAAGGATCACGCCAGTGTTTACAAGCCGATGTCGTTTATTCAGCAGGGAATGCTGGAAAGCAAGGAGGATCGGCGAAAATTTCGATCGGCACCCCGTTTTGCTCCGGCCGGGCAGAGCACTCAGATGATTGTGGGGGCTACCAGCGAAAACGATAAGCAAATTCTTCAAACTTCTGCGGCGCTCTATCAACGCCCGAGTATGAAGCGGGTTTACTACTCGGGATTTATTCCTGTTAATAGTTACGACAACCGCTTGCCGGCGCTAAAGCAACCTCCCTTGGTGCGCGAAAACCGCCTCTATCAAGCCGATTGGCTAATGCGTTTTTACGAATTTAAGGTGGATGAGATTGTGGACGACCGTTATCCCGATCTCGATTTGGAAATAGATCCGAAGCTTTCATGGGCCTTGCGTCACCCCGAAGTATTTCCGGTGGATGTCAATAAAGCCGATTATTCGCTGATATTGCGCATTCCGGGCATCGGAGTGAAGTCGGCCAAGCTGATTGTGATGTCCCGGCGGTACACTAAAATTACCGGTTCGGCATTGAAGAAGATGGGAGTGGTGATGAAGAAGGCGCAATACTTTATTACCTGCAACGAATTGCCGGTGCATACTGTGCACGAAGCTTCGCCCGAATATGTTCGAAAAGTGTTGACTGAAAAGAAATTTCCCAAGTCTAAACAGACTGATCAACAACAATTGTCGTTGATTTTCGAATAA
- a CDS encoding TIGR03915 family putative DNA repair protein: MIVFRYDKTYEGLLTAIFDAYFRKTFPDKLLGTDDIEPMFAEESFTVITQSDKAARVWKSLEKKLSANACNMLTYVWLSEEDGSDELLFQYIRKTVDSKRTIETNFADEVVLKVHKLAMKVSKERLRMIQFVRFQKAADDVFFAPVSPDHNCLPLVIDHFKDRFADQKWILYDTKRDYGFYYDLKTVTEMTLETSARFSEGKLDEALMAEDEKLFQQLWKTYFKSMAIKERINPKLHRQLMPKRYWKYMTEKQ, from the coding sequence ATGATTGTTTTTCGTTACGATAAAACCTACGAAGGCCTGCTGACGGCCATTTTTGATGCCTATTTCCGAAAGACTTTTCCGGATAAGCTGCTGGGTACGGACGATATCGAACCTATGTTTGCCGAAGAAAGTTTTACCGTTATCACGCAATCGGATAAAGCTGCGCGGGTGTGGAAGTCGCTGGAAAAAAAGCTGTCAGCCAATGCCTGCAATATGCTTACTTACGTGTGGTTGTCGGAGGAGGACGGTAGCGATGAACTATTGTTTCAGTATATCCGTAAAACGGTGGACAGTAAACGAACAATCGAAACGAATTTTGCCGACGAGGTAGTGCTAAAAGTACACAAACTGGCCATGAAGGTGAGTAAGGAACGACTCCGAATGATTCAGTTTGTGCGGTTTCAAAAAGCTGCCGACGATGTGTTTTTTGCTCCCGTTTCGCCCGATCACAATTGCCTGCCTCTGGTGATCGATCATTTCAAAGACCGCTTTGCCGATCAGAAGTGGATACTCTACGATACCAAGCGTGATTACGGTTTTTATTACGACCTGAAAACCGTCACAGAGATGACACTTGAAACCTCGGCGCGATTCTCCGAAGGTAAACTCGATGAAGCTTTGATGGCGGAAGACGAAAAACTGTTTCAGCAGTTGTGGAAAACCTACTTTAAGTCGATGGCTATTAAAGAACGCATCAATCCGAAATTGCACAGACAGCTGATGCCGAAGCGTTACTGGAAATATATGACCGAGAAACAGTGA
- a CDS encoding DUF6263 family protein: protein MKHKNNIRLLFAMVLVCFALQISAKTTLRLNLQKGSGYEMNMNMSMKMDQEVMGQQIKMDQKMNMQLIYKVADILPSKNYIIEYSVGQVKLDMNANGQQVSFDSQAGGNPTFDKLKAIIGSVVKMEVTPLGKIEKIEGMDAFIQKLGDDKTMAQLVPMFSSDEGIKSFMNQTFGYIPENELEKGSKWSCKSQLTNPINLDLTVNYELASIEGNALNLNVTSTFNAAKQMEQMGAKVDMQIDGTQNGTMTVDATDGWLRAQNLDQNIKMIMKMKNPQSGEEMNMPIELKMNIETRVVKKSL from the coding sequence ATGAAACACAAAAACAACATTCGGCTTCTCTTTGCAATGGTTTTAGTTTGCTTCGCATTGCAGATTTCTGCAAAAACAACATTGCGTCTTAATCTTCAAAAAGGTTCGGGTTATGAAATGAACATGAACATGAGCATGAAGATGGATCAGGAAGTGATGGGACAACAAATCAAGATGGATCAAAAGATGAACATGCAATTGATTTATAAAGTTGCTGATATTCTTCCGTCGAAAAATTATATTATTGAGTATTCCGTAGGACAAGTTAAACTGGACATGAATGCGAATGGACAGCAAGTGAGTTTCGATTCTCAGGCGGGTGGAAATCCGACTTTTGATAAGCTCAAAGCGATAATAGGTTCTGTTGTGAAAATGGAAGTAACTCCGTTGGGAAAGATTGAAAAAATTGAAGGAATGGATGCTTTTATTCAAAAACTTGGTGATGATAAAACGATGGCACAATTGGTTCCAATGTTTTCGTCTGACGAAGGAATTAAATCATTCATGAATCAAACTTTCGGCTATATTCCCGAGAATGAATTGGAAAAAGGTTCGAAATGGTCGTGTAAGTCTCAATTGACTAATCCAATAAATCTGGATTTGACGGTTAATTATGAGCTGGCATCTATTGAGGGGAATGCTTTGAACCTGAATGTGACTTCAACATTCAATGCAGCTAAACAAATGGAACAGATGGGTGCGAAAGTAGATATGCAAATTGATGGTACTCAAAATGGAACCATGACGGTTGATGCTACTGATGGCTGGCTCCGTGCCCAAAACCTTGACCAGAACATCAAGATGATCATGAAAATGAAAAATCCTCAGTCGGGTGAAGAAATGAATATGCCTATCGAACTGAAAATGAATATTGAAACCAGGGTAGTAAAAAAGAGCCTTTGA
- a CDS encoding AMP-binding protein, whose protein sequence is MIEKFLTKTEFESLDDFRQNFQVVVPENFNFAYDVVDEWARIAPDKRALCWTNDHGKHIDFSFAEMKQYSDATAAYFQQLGIGKGDMVMLILKRRYEFWFSILALHKLGAVCIPATHLLTPKDIVYRCNAASIKMIVAVGEEEVIKHVNGALKDSPSITQLVSVGPDQPEGWNDFHEGIRNASPFAQPTQQNENDDISLLYFTSGTTGNPKMVIHDFTYPLGHIVTASYWHNINQDSLHLTVADTGWGKAVWGKLYGQWIAGAAIFVYDHEKFTPADVLHMIEKYKVTSFCAPPTVFRFLIREDLKSYDLSSLKYCTIAGEPLNPAVYEAFYKITGIKLMEGFGQTETTLTIATFPWMEPKPGSMGVPNPAYDMDLITADGRSAEDGEQGEIILRTDRFKPVGLFMGYYRDEALTKSVYDNHIYHTGDVAWRDEDGYYWFVGRTDDVIKSSGYRIGPFEVESALMTHPAVVECAITGVPDEVRGQVVKATIVLSKEYKEKAGEALIHEIQDHVKRVTAPYKYPRVIEFVDELPKTISGKIRRVEIRGKDTSGE, encoded by the coding sequence ATGATTGAAAAATTTCTTACCAAAACCGAATTCGAATCACTTGATGATTTCAGGCAGAACTTTCAGGTAGTGGTTCCTGAGAATTTTAATTTTGCCTACGATGTTGTTGATGAATGGGCGCGCATTGCTCCCGATAAAAGAGCACTTTGCTGGACAAACGACCACGGCAAGCATATTGATTTTTCGTTTGCGGAAATGAAGCAATATAGCGATGCTACTGCCGCCTACTTTCAACAGCTGGGCATTGGCAAAGGCGATATGGTGATGTTGATTCTGAAACGGCGGTACGAATTTTGGTTTTCCATTTTAGCATTACACAAACTGGGAGCCGTCTGCATACCCGCCACTCACCTTCTCACACCAAAAGACATTGTTTACCGCTGTAATGCGGCAAGTATCAAAATGATTGTTGCTGTGGGCGAAGAAGAAGTAATAAAACACGTCAACGGAGCACTGAAAGACTCTCCCTCCATTACGCAATTGGTTTCTGTAGGCCCTGATCAGCCCGAAGGATGGAACGACTTCCACGAAGGTATCCGTAACGCGTCTCCGTTTGCTCAACCGACCCAACAGAACGAAAACGACGACATATCACTGCTCTATTTTACATCGGGCACAACGGGTAATCCCAAAATGGTGATCCACGACTTCACCTATCCTTTGGGACATATCGTAACTGCCTCTTACTGGCATAATATCAATCAGGACAGTTTGCACTTAACGGTGGCCGACACCGGTTGGGGCAAGGCTGTATGGGGAAAACTCTACGGACAATGGATTGCAGGTGCAGCCATTTTTGTGTACGATCATGAAAAATTCACCCCCGCCGACGTGCTTCACATGATCGAAAAATACAAGGTAACATCGTTCTGTGCACCTCCAACGGTGTTCCGTTTCCTGATCCGCGAAGATTTGAAAAGCTACGACCTTTCGTCGCTGAAATATTGCACTATTGCAGGCGAGCCGCTTAATCCAGCTGTATATGAAGCGTTTTACAAAATAACGGGCATCAAACTGATGGAAGGTTTCGGTCAAACTGAAACTACGCTTACCATTGCCACTTTCCCCTGGATGGAACCCAAACCGGGATCAATGGGAGTGCCTAATCCTGCCTATGATATGGACCTGATTACTGCCGACGGACGCTCAGCCGAAGATGGAGAACAGGGCGAAATTATCCTTCGCACCGATCGTTTCAAACCCGTTGGGCTCTTTATGGGTTATTATCGCGACGAAGCATTGACCAAAAGCGTTTACGACAACCATATCTATCACACCGGCGACGTAGCTTGGCGTGACGAGGACGGCTACTACTGGTTTGTAGGCCGCACGGACGACGTGATAAAAAGCTCGGGCTACCGTATCGGGCCGTTCGAGGTAGAAAGTGCCCTCATGACTCACCCTGCCGTAGTGGAATGCGCCATTACCGGCGTACCCGACGAAGTGCGCGGACAAGTGGTGAAGGCTACCATCGTATTGTCCAAAGAATACAAGGAGAAAGCTGGAGAAGCCCTGATCCACGAGATTCAGGATCATGTTAAGCGCGTAACAGCTCCTTACAAATATCCACGTGTAATCGAGTTTGTAGACGAATTACCGAAAACCATCAGCGGAAAAATTCGCCGGGTGGAAATTCGTGGCAAAGACACAAGCGGAGAATAA
- the leuB gene encoding 3-isopropylmalate dehydrogenase has translation MQLNLAILPGDGIGPEIVEVALNVTKAVAEKFGHTLSYEYALVGACAIDKTGAPYPDETHALCMKSDAVLFGAIGDPKYDNNPSAKVRPEQGLLKMRKDLGLFANIRPVSTFASLLHKSPLRADLVDGADFMCIRELTGGMYFGRPQGRSEDGNTAYDTCVYTREEVERILHLAYKFAGQRRKKVTVVDKANVIATSRLWRQIAQEIAPQYPDIETEYMFVDNAAMRIIQWPKSFDVLVTENLFGDILTDEASVITGSLGMLPSASIGIHTSVFEPIHGSYPQAAGKNIANPLATVLSAALMFEYAFNLMKEGSLIRQAVNASLEAGFVTEDICSNGQPHTTTEVGEWLVKYIQG, from the coding sequence ATGCAACTAAATCTCGCAATTCTCCCCGGTGATGGAATCGGACCCGAAATCGTAGAAGTAGCGTTGAACGTTACTAAAGCCGTGGCTGAAAAATTCGGTCATACGCTCTCTTATGAATACGCTTTGGTAGGTGCATGCGCTATCGATAAAACCGGCGCTCCTTACCCCGACGAAACACATGCTCTGTGCATGAAGTCGGATGCCGTTCTCTTCGGTGCCATCGGTGATCCGAAATATGACAACAACCCTTCTGCAAAAGTTCGTCCCGAACAGGGCTTGCTAAAAATGCGCAAGGATTTGGGCCTTTTTGCCAATATTCGTCCGGTTTCTACTTTTGCGTCATTGCTTCACAAATCGCCGCTGCGTGCCGATTTGGTGGATGGTGCCGACTTTATGTGTATCCGTGAACTTACCGGCGGTATGTACTTCGGTCGTCCACAGGGCAGAAGCGAAGATGGCAACACAGCTTACGACACCTGCGTTTATACCCGCGAAGAGGTGGAACGTATTCTGCATCTTGCTTATAAATTTGCAGGCCAACGCCGCAAAAAAGTGACGGTTGTAGACAAAGCCAACGTCATTGCAACATCGCGTTTATGGAGACAGATTGCTCAGGAAATTGCTCCGCAGTACCCCGACATCGAAACCGAATATATGTTCGTGGATAACGCTGCAATGCGTATTATCCAATGGCCTAAAAGTTTCGACGTATTGGTAACCGAAAACCTTTTCGGCGATATCCTTACCGACGAAGCTTCCGTTATCACAGGTTCTTTGGGCATGTTACCTTCAGCTTCTATCGGTATTCACACCTCGGTGTTCGAACCCATCCACGGATCGTACCCGCAGGCTGCCGGCAAAAACATTGCCAATCCTTTGGCTACTGTACTCTCGGCCGCTTTGATGTTCGAATATGCTTTCAACCTGATGAAAGAAGGCTCTCTGATTCGTCAGGCAGTGAATGCTTCACTCGAAGCCGGCTTCGTTACCGAAGATATTTGCAGCAATGGCCAACCCCACACAACGACAGAAGTGGGCGAATGGTTAGTGAAGTACATTCAAGGCTAA
- a CDS encoding methylglyoxal synthase produces MTQSDISLHKRLTIALVAHDRRKVDMVEWATYNAEMLSKHKIICTGTTGGLIKDAFDKKGIDADITCVNSGPMGGDAEIAALVAQKKINLAVFLIDDLNAQPHEADIQMLLRQCRIHNVPIACNRYSADLMITSSLWDNEEYQPKEPKYVYFHREEQQ; encoded by the coding sequence ATGACTCAATCTGATATTTCTTTGCACAAAAGACTGACCATCGCACTGGTGGCACACGACCGTCGCAAAGTCGACATGGTAGAATGGGCAACTTACAATGCCGAAATGTTATCCAAGCATAAGATTATTTGTACCGGTACCACCGGCGGACTTATCAAGGACGCATTCGACAAAAAAGGAATTGATGCCGACATCACCTGTGTAAATTCAGGTCCGATGGGTGGCGATGCCGAAATTGCAGCTTTAGTAGCTCAAAAGAAGATCAATCTGGCCGTTTTCCTTATCGACGACCTTAACGCACAACCGCACGAAGCCGACATCCAGATGTTGCTTCGTCAGTGCCGTATTCACAACGTGCCTATTGCCTGCAACCGCTATAGCGCCGATTTAATGATTACCAGTTCTTTGTGGGACAACGAAGAGTATCAACCCAAAGAACCGAAGTATGTCTACTTCCACCGTGAAGAGCAACAATAA
- a CDS encoding metallophosphoesterase family protein: MTKIGFLSDTHGYLDPRVFEHFESCDEIWHGGDIGTIEIVDRLKEFKPLKAVHGNIDGYDIRLCCPTVLRFTCEKINVLLTHIGGYPNHFSLEAKALLKQEVPDLLACGHSHILKVQYDHHLRMLCVNPGAAGRYGFHTVQTLLRFSIDERNINDMEVIELARPTLQKI; this comes from the coding sequence ATGACTAAAATCGGTTTTTTATCGGATACGCACGGATACCTCGATCCCCGTGTTTTCGAGCACTTCGAATCGTGCGACGAGATATGGCACGGTGGCGATATCGGCACAATAGAAATCGTTGACCGGCTGAAGGAATTCAAACCGTTGAAAGCGGTTCACGGCAATATCGACGGTTACGACATCCGACTTTGTTGTCCGACCGTTTTACGCTTCACCTGCGAAAAAATCAACGTTTTACTGACACACATCGGCGGCTATCCCAACCATTTCAGTCTGGAAGCAAAAGCATTGCTCAAACAAGAAGTTCCCGACCTGTTAGCCTGCGGTCATTCGCATATTCTGAAGGTACAATACGACCATCACTTGCGGATGTTGTGCGTCAATCCCGGAGCTGCAGGGCGTTACGGGTTTCATACGGTACAAACGCTGTTGCGGTTTTCTATTGACGAACGTAACATCAACGATATGGAAGTAATAGAGTTAGCCCGACCTACATTACAGAAAATTTAA
- a CDS encoding winged helix-turn-helix domain-containing protein encodes MRHPFSIRAELEIQKNGECFLTPRRVDLLRKIKSTGSILAASKEIRMSYQQAWSFVEQMNRLSPLPVVTRKRGGTNGGGADLTPFGANLIERYEKLQGLHDEYIQKTGEAMLFCFL; translated from the coding sequence ATGAGGCATCCTTTTAGTATCAGAGCAGAACTTGAAATCCAGAAAAACGGAGAGTGTTTTTTAACTCCCCGAAGGGTTGATTTGCTACGTAAAATCAAATCAACTGGTTCTATTCTGGCTGCCTCGAAAGAAATACGGATGTCGTATCAACAGGCCTGGTCGTTTGTGGAGCAGATGAACCGACTGTCGCCATTGCCGGTAGTAACCCGCAAACGGGGAGGAACAAACGGCGGTGGTGCCGATCTGACTCCGTTCGGAGCGAATCTGATTGAACGGTACGAGAAGCTACAAGGCTTGCATGATGAATACATTCAGAAAACAGGTGAAGCCATGCTGTTTTGTTTTCTGTAA
- a CDS encoding alginate export family protein, translated as MNKRLFVSFLLLGITAVAVEEAAAQAVTIGGELRTRTEVRSGAVTPLYDSLGTALVTVMRSRLNLAYTSNVMKAKLVLQDTHVFGQTAPTALSTSTFGVYEAWGEYLLAPGISFAMGRQAIEYDDKRLFSASNWSNTGNAHDLLLMKYTSTDFTLHLGAAWNNASDVYQETAYSTTYKSMTYLWASKPLGNINLTALWVNEGYQRTNNQANVNDNKRWYRNTVGGNLGYSAENFPVTFYGTGYYQFGHGTTGKGLDAYLLAFKTQAKASKTVAVNVGADYFSGSKYDLATTEDHTFNKLFGSNHSFNGAMEYWKSLPSGGLVDLYFGPEVTIGSKLKAEASYHAFSLAQQQVKTFNHKGLGSELDLTFTYPVSSIMSLQGGWSGYFANALVTSVKKLKANVDQKFPQWAFIMITIKPTFLSVK; from the coding sequence ATGAATAAAAGGTTGTTTGTTAGTTTTTTGTTGCTGGGTATTACAGCTGTTGCGGTCGAAGAAGCCGCTGCACAGGCAGTAACCATCGGAGGAGAGCTTCGTACGCGAACCGAAGTTCGCAGCGGAGCGGTGACTCCCCTGTATGATTCGCTGGGAACCGCGCTGGTTACGGTGATGCGATCGAGATTGAATCTGGCTTATACTTCGAATGTGATGAAAGCCAAACTGGTGTTGCAGGATACGCATGTGTTTGGACAGACGGCTCCCACAGCGCTAAGCACGAGTACTTTCGGGGTGTATGAGGCTTGGGGCGAATACCTGCTGGCTCCGGGCATCTCGTTTGCCATGGGTCGTCAGGCAATAGAATATGACGATAAACGGCTCTTTTCGGCAAGCAACTGGAGCAATACGGGCAATGCGCATGATCTGTTGTTGATGAAATATACCTCAACGGATTTTACATTGCATTTGGGTGCTGCCTGGAATAATGCCAGTGATGTGTATCAGGAAACTGCTTACTCTACAACCTACAAATCGATGACCTACCTATGGGCTTCCAAGCCGTTGGGCAATATCAATCTGACAGCTCTCTGGGTTAACGAAGGGTATCAGCGAACCAATAATCAGGCCAATGTGAATGATAATAAACGTTGGTATCGCAATACAGTGGGCGGCAATCTGGGCTATTCGGCAGAGAATTTCCCTGTGACTTTTTACGGAACGGGTTATTATCAGTTCGGTCATGGAACTACAGGAAAAGGGTTGGATGCCTATTTATTGGCCTTCAAGACTCAGGCAAAAGCATCAAAAACGGTGGCAGTGAATGTGGGTGCCGACTATTTTTCGGGTTCTAAATACGACTTGGCAACAACAGAAGATCACACTTTCAACAAGCTCTTCGGATCAAACCATTCGTTCAACGGAGCTATGGAGTACTGGAAATCGCTTCCTTCGGGAGGTTTGGTCGATCTCTATTTCGGTCCGGAAGTAACCATCGGATCGAAACTGAAAGCAGAAGCTTCGTACCATGCCTTTAGTTTGGCGCAACAGCAGGTCAAAACATTCAATCACAAAGGTCTCGGGTCGGAACTCGATCTGACGTTTACCTACCCGGTCTCCTCCATTATGAGCTTGCAGGGAGGTTGGAGCGGCTATTTTGCCAATGCGCTTGTGACTTCGGTCAAGAAGTTGAAAGCCAATGTCGATCAGAAATTTCCACAATGGGCATTTATTATGATTACCATTAAACCTACATTCTTGTCGGTTAAATAG
- the modA gene encoding molybdate ABC transporter substrate-binding protein, translating to MKKTSIIILTLFVSFTCVIHAQKVRVAAAANLRYVLEEIKKQYEKEHPKTKVDITFGASGTLTQQILNGAAFDFFMAADMDFPNALKSKGATVGPVVTYIFGKVAMWSKEVNLSKGLNAVLLPEVKKVAIANPATAPYGENAVNTLKKHGLYDKIAGKIVVGENISQAAQFAFTGNAEIGFIALSLALAPDMKGKGFCYELPADVCPPIAQGCVLVKGWERNGEASRFMKYVLSPKCDAIWKSYGYGLVKR from the coding sequence ATGAAAAAGACTTCCATTATTATACTGACACTATTCGTGTCGTTTACATGTGTGATCCATGCACAAAAAGTGAGAGTGGCGGCTGCGGCTAACCTGCGTTACGTGCTCGAAGAAATTAAAAAGCAATATGAAAAAGAGCATCCGAAAACCAAGGTAGATATCACCTTTGGCGCTTCGGGAACGCTCACGCAACAAATATTGAACGGGGCGGCATTTGATTTCTTTATGGCTGCCGACATGGATTTTCCTAATGCGCTGAAATCAAAAGGAGCAACCGTAGGGCCTGTGGTTACCTATATTTTTGGGAAAGTGGCTATGTGGAGCAAGGAAGTGAATCTTTCAAAAGGGCTTAATGCGGTTCTTTTGCCGGAGGTAAAAAAGGTAGCTATAGCCAATCCGGCCACGGCTCCCTATGGCGAGAATGCGGTCAATACCCTTAAAAAGCACGGGTTGTACGATAAAATTGCCGGGAAAATTGTGGTGGGCGAGAATATTTCGCAGGCAGCACAGTTTGCATTTACCGGCAATGCAGAGATTGGCTTTATAGCTCTTTCGCTGGCATTGGCGCCCGATATGAAAGGCAAAGGGTTTTGCTATGAACTTCCTGCCGATGTGTGTCCGCCGATTGCTCAGGGTTGTGTGTTGGTAAAAGGGTGGGAGCGTAACGGAGAAGCTTCCCGCTTTATGAAATATGTGCTGAGTCCCAAATGCGATGCCATTTGGAAAAGCTACGGCTATGGCTTGGTGAAACGTTGA
- the modB gene encoding molybdate ABC transporter permease subunit — protein sequence MSSEFIQTLFLTAKLALSTTLILFVIGLPIAALLAFTRFRLKVIFEALINMPMVLPPTVIGYYLLVAFSPQHAFGGLLERWFDLRLAFTFQGVLIASVIFSLPFMVQPLQNGFVALPKSYREAAYTLGKSKMETFFRVLVPNIKPSIVTAIAMTFAHSIGEFGIVLMVGGNMPGETRVASIAIYDEVQSLNYSTANHYSLILFAVSFVLLVIIYSVNRHFRI from the coding sequence ATGTCTTCTGAATTTATTCAAACCCTGTTTTTGACGGCAAAACTGGCTTTGTCCACCACGCTGATTCTGTTTGTGATAGGCTTGCCCATCGCAGCCTTGCTGGCTTTTACCCGTTTCCGGCTGAAGGTGATTTTTGAAGCCCTTATCAATATGCCGATGGTGCTTCCGCCGACGGTAATTGGCTATTACCTGCTGGTGGCATTCAGTCCGCAACATGCATTCGGCGGCCTTCTTGAGCGTTGGTTCGATCTTCGGTTGGCCTTTACTTTTCAGGGAGTACTTATCGCCAGTGTTATTTTTAGCCTTCCGTTTATGGTGCAGCCCCTGCAAAACGGTTTTGTGGCTTTGCCCAAAAGTTATCGGGAAGCGGCTTATACCTTGGGTAAATCTAAAATGGAGACATTTTTCAGGGTGTTGGTGCCTAATATCAAACCCTCCATCGTAACCGCCATTGCAATGACTTTTGCTCACAGCATTGGAGAGTTCGGCATTGTGCTGATGGTGGGTGGTAATATGCCCGGCGAAACACGGGTGGCATCTATCGCTATTTACGACGAAGTACAATCATTGAATTATAGCACGGCAAATCATTATTCGCTGATTCTTTTTGCAGTCTCTTTTGTGTTGCTGGTGATTATTTATAGTGTAAATCGACATTTCAGAATATGA
- a CDS encoding ABC transporter ATP-binding protein yields MIYIDVERKMLTTDGPRKLEVCVEIEKRELVCLFGKSGAGKTTLLRMLCGLFVPDKGLIRIGDKTVFDSSKKINIPPQKRNVGYMFQDYALFPNMNVEENIRFAQDVKKMDEVESLLHTFQLEKLRHQKTTRLSGGQKQRVALARAFARKPEVMLLDEPLSSVDFELRQSLQNEIIKSHNLFNSTTVMVSHDKDEIHRLATKVLRIGKEKITTFENPTNL; encoded by the coding sequence ATGATTTATATTGATGTTGAACGAAAAATGCTCACAACCGACGGGCCACGAAAGCTGGAGGTTTGTGTAGAAATAGAGAAGCGCGAGTTGGTGTGTCTTTTCGGGAAATCGGGTGCAGGTAAAACTACGTTGTTACGAATGTTGTGCGGACTGTTTGTTCCCGATAAAGGATTGATCCGTATTGGGGATAAAACGGTTTTCGATTCCTCGAAAAAAATCAATATTCCGCCACAAAAGCGGAATGTCGGCTATATGTTTCAGGATTATGCCCTTTTCCCGAACATGAATGTGGAGGAGAATATCCGTTTTGCGCAGGATGTAAAAAAAATGGATGAGGTGGAAAGCCTCCTGCATACTTTCCAGTTGGAGAAACTCCGCCATCAGAAAACAACTCGGTTGTCGGGCGGGCAAAAGCAAAGGGTGGCGCTGGCACGTGCCTTTGCGCGAAAACCGGAGGTGATGCTGCTGGACGAGCCACTCTCTTCGGTTGATTTTGAGTTGAGGCAGTCGCTTCAAAATGAAATAATTAAATCTCATAACTTATTTAACTCTACTACCGTTATGGTGAGTCATGATAAGGATGAGATCCACCGTTTGGCCACAAAAGTGCTACGGATCGGGAAGGAGAAGATTACGACATTTGAGAATCCTACAAATTTGTAG